The following are from one region of the Ignavibacteriota bacterium genome:
- a CDS encoding aminotransferase class V-fold PLP-dependent enzyme encodes MNLELLEKARNYFPYLKHGIIYFNHASTSPINTLIKSRIDEFIKERGEYASDDYQAFRAVTEETKSMISEMINCESDRIAFLDNTTNGIIWLTLGIDWKAGDRIILNDVEFPANVYPFLQLKEKGVEVDFVKSNNGIVTSEEIISAVKPGTKLISVSFVQFLSGYRIDLEKIGKVCKEKGIIFCVDSIQGLGAINLDVEKCNIDYLSNGTQKWMLGLQGLAFIYVRKALQEKMKSAPIGWLAVKDAWDLLKFDLTTKETAERFQPGTLNNIGIYAFNSSMKLFKEFDIDEIERHVVSNSKYFIEELAKIGYKSPLLSLSENHLSGIVSFKTDNGQKIFDHLKQKKIVCSLREGYIRFAPHFYNTKQEIDYVVDALKFI; translated from the coding sequence ATGAATCTTGAATTGCTGGAAAAAGCCAGAAATTATTTCCCTTACCTGAAGCATGGAATTATTTATTTCAATCACGCATCAACTTCACCAATTAATACTTTAATAAAAAGCAGGATAGATGAATTTATTAAAGAGAGAGGCGAATATGCTTCAGATGATTATCAGGCATTTCGAGCTGTTACTGAGGAAACCAAATCAATGATAAGTGAAATGATTAATTGCGAAAGCGACAGAATTGCATTTCTTGATAATACTACGAACGGAATAATCTGGTTGACACTTGGAATAGATTGGAAAGCGGGTGACAGAATTATTTTAAATGATGTTGAATTTCCTGCGAATGTTTATCCATTCCTTCAACTAAAAGAAAAAGGTGTTGAGGTTGATTTCGTCAAATCAAATAATGGAATCGTAACTTCCGAAGAAATTATTTCCGCAGTTAAACCCGGTACAAAGTTAATCTCAGTCAGCTTTGTACAGTTTTTATCCGGCTACAGAATCGATCTTGAAAAAATCGGAAAAGTCTGCAAAGAGAAAGGAATTATTTTTTGCGTTGACTCTATTCAAGGTTTGGGTGCTATTAATCTTGATGTTGAAAAATGTAATATAGATTACCTTTCAAACGGAACACAAAAATGGATGCTCGGTTTACAGGGATTGGCTTTTATTTATGTGAGAAAAGCACTTCAGGAAAAAATGAAATCGGCACCGATTGGCTGGCTTGCAGTCAAAGATGCCTGGGATTTATTAAAATTTGATCTGACGACAAAAGAAACTGCTGAAAGATTTCAACCCGGGACATTAAATAACATTGGTATTTATGCTTTTAATTCATCGATGAAATTATTCAAGGAATTTGATATTGATGAAATTGAAAGACATGTTGTAAGTAACTCAAAATATTTTATTGAGGAGCTTGCAAAGATTGGCTATAAATCGCCTTTGCTATCTTTATCAGAGAATCATTTATCAGGTATAGTAAGTTTCAAAACAGATAATGGGCAAAAAATATTTGATCATCTGAAGCAAAAAAAAATAGTTTGCTCGTTACGTGAAGGATATATTAGATTTGCACCGCATTTCTACAATACGAAACAAGAAATAGATTATGTAGTTGATGCACTAAAATTCATTTAA
- a CDS encoding AAA family ATPase: MTYPKSQKHKELSLEDLRWKCNPDLLEFDSTQDLKPIEGILGQERALKAMRLGVEMRAPGYNIFICGMSGSGKATTVKQVLETIGADCPPLFDYAYVNNFKDPDRPILLKFSKGKAKVFKRNLFHAIEILKRKIPQALESEDYLERKKKIVSDYSEREQELMHDFDEKMRKVGFSLGQVKVGEIARPDLMPIIKDKLVPVFQLNEQIEQGNITKEEAQELVKKYNDHQQELQILFKKGLKTSEEFQEKLQALERGSIVNVVKGIIDNLQEKYNDSKVVEYLDQIEKNILENVQIFKGAKPVGDRTEEGFIIDYFKEYNVNIILDNTDTNECPIIVETSPTYSNLFGAVERISDGRGSFYSDFTNIKAGSLLRANGGYMVLNVTHLFEEPGVWKTLKRVLTYNKLEFQDSPTIFQLSTSTLKPEPIEIDLKVILIGSQYIYSLLSSYEYDFKKMFKIKADFDYEIKRSDKVLTEYARVIKKLIKEEKLKEFDRTAIAYLLELGAVFAGQKNKLTTRFSKIADLAREANFWAVDDGFDIVTAEHIKKAYKNAVNRHGMLEAKISEMYENGTFLMDTTGERIGQINGLAVYEADFYSFGRPTRITATVSLGSGNIINVEREAGMSGRHYNKGVLIISGYFKETFGQDIPLAFNVNLVFEQSYGTVDGDSASCAEIYALLSTLSGIPIKQGIAVTGSLNQKGDVQPIGGVNEKIEGFFEVCKYNGLNGKQGVVIPIQNVKELMLKEEVIDAVNKKQFHIYAISRIEEGIEILTGVIAGKRTAKGYEKDSVFDLVEKKLKEMYKKSRNIKDAPSKSTRKKRRK, encoded by the coding sequence ATGACTTACCCAAAATCACAAAAGCATAAAGAACTTTCTCTTGAAGATTTAAGATGGAAATGCAACCCGGATTTACTTGAATTCGATTCTACTCAAGACTTAAAACCGATAGAAGGAATTCTTGGTCAGGAGCGTGCTCTGAAAGCAATGAGATTAGGAGTTGAAATGCGAGCACCGGGTTATAACATTTTTATTTGTGGAATGTCTGGTTCTGGAAAAGCAACAACAGTTAAACAAGTGCTGGAAACAATCGGGGCTGATTGTCCTCCGCTTTTTGATTATGCGTATGTAAATAACTTTAAAGATCCCGACAGACCAATTCTGCTCAAGTTCTCAAAAGGTAAAGCAAAAGTTTTCAAAAGAAATTTATTTCATGCAATTGAAATTCTGAAGCGAAAAATTCCACAGGCGCTTGAAAGCGAAGATTATCTGGAGAGAAAGAAAAAAATTGTTTCAGATTATTCTGAGCGTGAACAGGAATTGATGCATGACTTTGATGAGAAGATGAGAAAAGTTGGGTTCTCGCTTGGTCAGGTAAAAGTCGGTGAAATTGCGAGACCTGACTTAATGCCAATAATAAAAGATAAGCTTGTTCCTGTTTTTCAATTAAATGAACAAATTGAACAAGGCAACATCACAAAAGAAGAAGCGCAGGAATTAGTAAAAAAATATAATGACCATCAGCAGGAGTTACAGATACTTTTCAAAAAAGGATTGAAAACGAGTGAAGAATTCCAGGAAAAATTGCAGGCACTTGAAAGAGGAAGCATAGTAAATGTTGTAAAAGGAATAATTGATAATCTTCAGGAAAAATATAATGATTCCAAAGTAGTTGAATATCTTGATCAGATCGAAAAAAATATTTTGGAAAACGTTCAGATATTCAAAGGAGCTAAACCGGTAGGCGATAGAACAGAAGAAGGATTTATTATTGATTACTTTAAAGAATACAATGTTAACATTATCCTCGACAACACAGATACTAATGAATGTCCGATTATAGTGGAAACCTCACCGACTTACTCAAATCTATTCGGTGCTGTTGAACGAATCAGCGATGGCAGAGGAAGTTTTTATAGTGACTTCACTAACATTAAAGCAGGATCTTTGCTGAGAGCAAATGGAGGTTACATGGTCTTAAATGTAACACACTTATTTGAAGAACCCGGTGTATGGAAAACTTTAAAACGCGTTCTTACATACAACAAACTTGAGTTTCAGGATTCACCGACAATCTTTCAATTATCAACATCCACGCTTAAGCCTGAACCTATAGAAATTGATCTAAAGGTAATTTTAATCGGAAGCCAGTATATCTATTCTCTGCTTTCTTCGTATGAATATGATTTTAAAAAGATGTTCAAAATAAAAGCTGACTTCGATTACGAAATTAAACGATCCGATAAAGTTTTAACAGAATACGCACGTGTCATAAAAAAATTAATCAAAGAAGAAAAGTTAAAAGAGTTTGATAGGACCGCTATCGCATATCTTTTAGAATTGGGAGCAGTCTTCGCAGGTCAGAAAAATAAGCTAACAACCCGGTTTTCAAAAATTGCCGACCTTGCTCGTGAGGCTAACTTCTGGGCAGTTGATGATGGTTTTGATATTGTAACTGCCGAGCACATTAAAAAAGCGTATAAGAATGCGGTTAACCGGCACGGTATGCTCGAAGCTAAAATCTCTGAGATGTATGAAAACGGAACTTTCCTGATGGATACAACCGGAGAACGAATTGGACAAATAAATGGTCTTGCAGTTTATGAAGCAGATTTTTATTCATTCGGAAGACCGACGAGAATCACAGCGACGGTTTCGCTCGGTAGTGGAAATATTATTAATGTTGAACGTGAAGCAGGAATGAGCGGCAGACATTACAACAAAGGTGTTTTAATTATCTCAGGTTATTTTAAAGAAACTTTTGGTCAGGATATTCCACTTGCATTCAATGTGAATCTTGTATTCGAACAATCCTACGGAACAGTTGATGGAGACAGCGCATCCTGTGCAGAAATATATGCTCTTCTTTCTACACTTTCTGGTATTCCAATCAAACAGGGAATTGCTGTAACCGGATCGCTTAATCAAAAAGGTGATGTTCAGCCAATCGGAGGAGTGAATGAAAAAATTGAAGGCTTCTTTGAAGTTTGTAAATATAATGGACTGAATGGTAAACAAGGTGTTGTTATACCAATTCAGAATGTAAAAGAATTAATGCTTAAAGAAGAAGTGATTGATGCTGTGAATAAAAAACAATTCCACATCTACGCTATTTCAAGAATTGAAGAAGGGATTGAAATATTAACAGGAGTAATAGCAGGTAAAAGAACAGCTAAAGGTTATGAGAAAGACTCTGTGTTTGATTTAGTCGAAAAGAAACTTAAAGAAATGTATAAAAAATCCCGCAACATAAAAGATGCGCCGTCAAAATCAACCAGGAAAAAGAGGAGGAAATAA
- the amrS gene encoding AmmeMemoRadiSam system radical SAM enzyme yields the protein MEKVLAKWWEPTDNNKILCTLCPRYCKIGDGQPGFCYIRQNHGGKLYTIGYGKPTGFAVDPIEKKPLNHFLPGTTILSFGTAGCNLGCKFCQNWSISKAKLDDENSLDVSPEGVVALAKSYGTPSIAFTYNDPTIFGEYVIDISKIAREEGIKSVMVTAGYIDKEARKDIYKYIDAANIDLKGFTDRFYWKNTYSHLNDVLDTLIWLKKETDVWFEITTLLIPDENDSAEEVKFECEWILKNLGDTVPLHFTAFHPDFRMMDKERTPEKTLTRARKIAMDLGIKYCYVGNVHNTEGQATYCPNCNEKLIKRDWHSVISNKIVNGCCNSCGEKIAGVFN from the coding sequence ATGGAAAAAGTTTTAGCAAAATGGTGGGAACCAACTGATAATAATAAAATTTTATGTACTCTCTGCCCACGATATTGTAAAATAGGCGATGGTCAGCCCGGATTTTGTTATATCAGACAAAATCACGGTGGAAAGTTGTACACAATTGGTTATGGAAAACCAACCGGCTTTGCAGTTGATCCAATAGAAAAAAAACCTCTTAATCATTTTCTTCCCGGCACAACTATTTTAAGTTTTGGAACGGCAGGCTGTAATCTTGGATGCAAGTTTTGCCAGAACTGGTCAATTAGTAAAGCCAAACTTGATGATGAAAATTCTCTTGATGTTTCGCCAGAAGGAGTTGTTGCATTGGCAAAAAGTTACGGCACACCTTCTATTGCATTTACATATAATGATCCAACAATTTTTGGTGAGTACGTTATTGATATTTCAAAGATTGCGAGAGAAGAAGGAATAAAATCTGTAATGGTAACTGCAGGATATATTGACAAAGAAGCACGTAAAGATATTTATAAATATATCGATGCAGCTAATATTGATTTGAAAGGATTCACGGATAGATTTTATTGGAAGAATACTTATTCACATCTTAATGATGTACTTGACACTCTTATCTGGTTAAAAAAAGAAACGGATGTCTGGTTTGAAATCACAACTTTACTTATTCCGGACGAAAATGATTCAGCTGAAGAAGTTAAATTTGAATGTGAATGGATATTAAAAAATCTTGGTGATACTGTTCCGTTGCATTTCACAGCTTTCCATCCTGATTTCAGAATGATGGATAAAGAAAGGACACCAGAAAAAACTTTAACCAGAGCAAGAAAAATTGCAATGGATTTAGGAATTAAGTACTGTTACGTTGGAAATGTTCATAACACTGAGGGACAAGCTACTTATTGTCCAAACTGCAATGAAAAATTAATTAAACGTGATTGGCATTCAGTCATCTCAAATAAAATTGTCAATGGCTGCTGTAATTCCTGCGGTGAAAAGATTGCAGGTGTTTTTAATTAA
- a CDS encoding threonylcarbamoyl-AMP synthase gives MDYYELHPVNPELRFINKAINTLKDGGVIIYPTDTVYGIGCDIFNKHALDRVMEMKSNPDIKLLSFICPNLKDIAKYARVSDYAYKTMKKLLPGPYTFILPAAKNVPKKLWSKRKTVGIRIPDHSVTLKIVQGLGNPIISTSTTTRKGELLVDPLEIKSVFDFQVDLMLASGNLIGKPSSVIDLNGDQPVIVREGAGDTSMFV, from the coding sequence ATGGATTACTATGAACTACATCCCGTTAACCCTGAATTGAGGTTTATTAACAAAGCAATAAATACACTTAAAGATGGTGGAGTTATTATCTATCCAACTGATACTGTTTATGGAATTGGTTGCGATATTTTTAACAAGCATGCATTGGATAGAGTCATGGAAATGAAAAGTAACCCGGATATCAAGTTACTAAGTTTCATCTGTCCGAATCTTAAAGATATTGCCAAATATGCAAGGGTATCGGATTATGCGTACAAAACCATGAAAAAATTATTACCCGGACCTTATACATTTATTTTGCCTGCTGCTAAAAATGTTCCAAAAAAATTATGGAGTAAAAGAAAAACCGTAGGGATAAGAATTCCTGATCATTCAGTAACGTTAAAAATAGTTCAGGGATTAGGAAATCCTATCATAAGTACCAGCACAACGACACGTAAAGGTGAATTACTAGTTGATCCACTTGAGATAAAATCTGTTTTTGATTTTCAGGTTGATTTGATGCTTGCTTCCGGTAATTTAATTGGGAAACCTTCAAGCGTGATTGATTTGAATGGAGACCAACCGGTTATAGTAAGGGAAGGTGCAGGTGATACTTCAATGTTTGTCTGA
- a CDS encoding aminoacyl-tRNA hydrolase, which yields MRVIFGIGNPGIKYAFSRHNAGFLLLDFFAQKRDVRFLETTGDYLEAAGNIGTNDFILIKPVSFVNNSGIAAKQVFDRYEIEPKDFLVVCDDINLKNFSLRVRLSGGDGGHNGLSSIIYNLLTDQFPRIRIGIGSNPEGESLSDYVLSNFSDDELKKYLDTFQMCNLLIEEFIIGGSKKMLEINSTLLSNKKTEGSKEEEV from the coding sequence TTGCGAGTAATATTTGGAATTGGTAATCCCGGCATTAAGTATGCATTTAGCAGACATAATGCCGGATTTTTATTATTAGACTTCTTCGCACAAAAAAGGGATGTAAGATTTCTGGAAACTACTGGTGATTATTTAGAAGCTGCCGGTAACATAGGTACTAATGATTTTATTTTAATTAAACCTGTAAGTTTTGTAAATAATAGTGGAATTGCTGCTAAACAGGTTTTTGATCGCTACGAAATTGAACCAAAAGATTTTCTTGTAGTGTGTGACGATATAAATTTAAAAAATTTTAGCTTAAGAGTTCGACTTTCAGGTGGGGATGGTGGACATAACGGACTGAGCTCAATCATATACAACCTGCTGACAGACCAGTTTCCCAGAATCAGAATTGGAATTGGCAGTAATCCGGAGGGTGAATCTTTATCAGATTATGTTCTTTCGAACTTCAGCGACGATGAGTTGAAAAAGTATTTAGATACCTTTCAAATGTGCAACCTACTTATTGAAGAATTCATCATAGGCGGTTCAAAAAAAATGCTGGAAATAAATAGCACTTTACTCTCCAACAAAAAGACTGAAGGTTCAAAAGAGGAGGAAGTGTAA
- a CDS encoding 50S ribosomal protein L9 has product MKVILRQNYEPLGQVGEVVDVKDGYAHNFLLPRKIAYIALDGNLRALEEEKKAVLKKAKHELQAAETLATDLEKVSITIPVQVGEEDKIFGAVTSQMIADNLKEKGYDIDKRKIEIIEVIKTLGIYSVNVKIHPNVSAKVKVWVVRE; this is encoded by the coding sequence ATGAAAGTAATACTGAGACAAAACTATGAACCTCTTGGTCAGGTCGGTGAAGTTGTTGATGTTAAAGACGGATATGCACACAACTTTCTCCTGCCAAGAAAAATTGCTTACATCGCACTCGATGGAAATTTGAGGGCGCTTGAAGAAGAAAAGAAAGCAGTTTTGAAAAAAGCAAAACACGAATTGCAGGCTGCGGAAACACTCGCAACCGATCTTGAAAAAGTATCTATTACAATTCCGGTTCAGGTCGGTGAAGAAGATAAAATATTCGGGGCAGTTACTTCACAAATGATTGCTGATAACCTTAAAGAAAAAGGCTACGATATCGATAAAAGAAAAATTGAAATTATTGAGGTAATCAAAACGTTAGGTATTTATAGTGTGAATGTTAAAATTCATCCAAATGTAAGTGCAAAGGTTAAAGTGTGGGTGGTGAGAGAATAA
- a CDS encoding single-stranded DNA-binding protein — protein MADLKMPEINYVIVAGNLTKDPIFRETTNKTPVVNFSLASNRRFKDSTNQWQEDVCYVGIVAWNKLAESCKERLKKGSAVLVDGELQSRTWKTDDGHNRSIVEIKARRIQFLNKRGKFVDAGVGGEEEENSVVTDENDVDYTEDSFDKFLSNEESDLMKDK, from the coding sequence ATGGCCGATTTGAAAATGCCGGAAATTAATTATGTTATTGTTGCTGGCAATTTAACCAAAGACCCGATATTCAGAGAAACGACGAATAAAACACCAGTCGTTAATTTCTCTCTTGCTTCTAACAGAAGATTTAAAGACAGCACTAACCAATGGCAGGAGGATGTTTGCTATGTTGGGATTGTGGCATGGAACAAACTTGCTGAGAGTTGTAAGGAACGACTAAAAAAAGGTTCGGCTGTTTTAGTCGATGGAGAACTGCAAAGCAGAACCTGGAAAACTGATGATGGACACAACAGAAGTATTGTTGAGATTAAAGCAAGAAGAATTCAATTTTTAAATAAAAGAGGAAAATTTGTTGATGCTGGAGTTGGTGGTGAGGAAGAAGAAAATTCTGTAGTAACAGATGAAAACGACGTTGATTATACAGAAGACTCGTTCGATAAATTTCTCTCAAATGAAGAATCAGATTTAATGAAGGATAAATAA
- the rpsF gene encoding 30S ribosomal protein S6 codes for MNKRVYESAVLINAALDDEAIKILISKIKETISGNGGEIREIEDWGRKRLAYQIKKSKIGYYVIFRFDSQPDLITKLERYYQLDETILRYLTITLSNDALEQIDIDKAQQTQLVEEVEEIPIVISEAEEDDEETTEKDA; via the coding sequence ATGAATAAGCGTGTATACGAAAGTGCAGTTCTTATTAATGCTGCCCTCGATGACGAAGCAATAAAAATTCTCATCTCAAAAATCAAAGAAACAATTTCCGGCAACGGCGGGGAAATCCGGGAAATCGAAGATTGGGGAAGAAAAAGACTTGCATACCAGATTAAAAAAAGTAAGATCGGCTATTATGTTATATTTAGATTTGATTCACAGCCTGATCTGATTACGAAACTCGAAAGGTATTATCAGTTGGATGAAACCATTCTGCGATATCTGACGATTACCCTATCTAATGATGCACTTGAACAAATCGATATTGATAAAGCTCAGCAGACTCAGTTAGTGGAAGAAGTCGAAGAAATACCAATTGTAATTTCGGAAGCTGAAGAGGATGATGAGGAAACCACTGAAAAAGACGCATAA
- a CDS encoding 30S ribosomal protein S18, producing MMQQKKEIKTKKICRFTQAKIKYIDYKNVKLLQKFVSEQGRIIPKRITGTSSKYQRQLAIAVKRARHMALLPYVSESIR from the coding sequence ATGATGCAGCAGAAGAAAGAAATTAAAACAAAAAAGATCTGCCGGTTTACTCAGGCAAAAATTAAATACATCGATTATAAAAATGTGAAACTTCTTCAGAAATTCGTTTCCGAACAGGGAAGGATTATTCCTAAAAGGATTACAGGAACCAGTTCGAAGTATCAAAGACAGTTAGCAATTGCGGTAAAGCGAGCGCGTCATATGGCATTATTACCGTATGTATCTGAAAGTATAAGATAA
- a CDS encoding DUF2911 domain-containing protein, translating into MKMIKRMFPLSTLLLVIFLIGIYSINNFSQKKEEVRISPKALVEQTVGYTEVKIEYGRPGVKGRAIWGGLVPYNAVWRAGANEATKITFSTDVKIDGKKLNAGSYSFFAIPTAKTWTLIFNKVANQWGAFEYNDVEDALRIEVTPMQNICWQEWLAYSINKSSDKKAVVMLEWEKLKVPFNVEVEI; encoded by the coding sequence ATGAAAATGATTAAACGTATGTTTCCATTATCCACATTATTATTAGTTATATTTTTAATTGGAATCTATTCGATAAATAACTTCTCACAGAAAAAAGAAGAAGTACGAATAAGTCCGAAAGCATTAGTTGAACAGACAGTAGGTTATACTGAAGTTAAAATAGAATACGGCAGACCGGGTGTCAAAGGGAGAGCAATCTGGGGCGGATTAGTTCCTTACAACGCTGTCTGGCGTGCAGGTGCAAATGAAGCTACAAAAATAACTTTCTCTACCGATGTGAAAATTGACGGGAAAAAACTTAATGCAGGCAGTTACAGTTTCTTTGCAATTCCGACAGCAAAAACATGGACTTTAATATTCAACAAGGTAGCTAACCAATGGGGTGCATTTGAATACAATGACGTTGAAGATGCTTTGCGTATTGAAGTTACTCCAATGCAGAATATTTGCTGGCAGGAATGGCTGGCATATTCAATTAATAAAAGCTCCGATAAGAAAGCAGTTGTAATGCTCGAATGGGAAAAATTAAAAGTGCCGTTTAATGTTGAAGTAGAGATATAA
- the pyk gene encoding pyruvate kinase, translating into MRRQNQPGKRGGNKFLGFSHAKTKILATLGPQSSSVEIIKQLITAGVDAVRLNMSHGDYDFYSSLFENIHTARTESNSSVAILADLQGPKIRIGELKEKQIEIFSGNKIEITNEEVIGDDKLISTSYKVLAEDAEVGDLILINDGLIRLKIISKNTNSVICKIINGGILSARKGLNLPGMKLSTPSLTEKDFANLEYLSTKPVDYIALSFVRKAEDILLLKEWLNKKGKVIPIIAKIEKKEAIDSFESILQASDGIMVARGDLGVELSLAKVPVIQKEIIKRCNETGKLVITATQMLESMIKSPIPTRAEAADVANAVWDGTDVVMLSGETSIGKYPVETVQMMNEIIINAEQHFINDETIKFQIPDVLEENLFDSVLKGITSVAEQIKANAIVVFTYKGRAARGLAKFRPSAKIIAISDSFETMNNLCLRWGVKSLFINKIDKQNAAIEDAKQLILNAGLVNKGELVIFLSRAPAFETGRRDFLHFEVV; encoded by the coding sequence ATGCGCCGTCAAAATCAACCAGGAAAAAGAGGAGGAAATAAATTTTTGGGTTTCAGTCACGCAAAAACAAAAATTCTTGCAACACTTGGTCCACAATCATCAAGCGTAGAAATTATTAAGCAATTGATAACTGCTGGAGTAGATGCCGTCAGATTAAATATGTCTCATGGCGACTATGATTTTTATTCATCTTTGTTTGAGAATATCCACACAGCTCGTACGGAGTCAAATTCTTCAGTGGCTATTCTCGCTGATCTCCAGGGACCGAAGATTAGAATAGGCGAATTGAAAGAAAAACAAATTGAAATTTTTTCTGGAAATAAGATTGAAATCACGAATGAAGAAGTGATTGGCGATGATAAATTAATTTCTACTTCTTACAAAGTTCTTGCGGAAGATGCCGAGGTTGGTGATTTAATATTAATCAATGATGGCTTAATCAGGCTAAAGATAATCAGTAAGAATACCAATTCTGTTATTTGTAAAATTATAAACGGCGGAATTCTTTCCGCCCGAAAAGGTCTGAATTTACCGGGGATGAAACTTTCAACTCCCTCGTTGACAGAGAAAGATTTTGCAAATCTTGAATATCTGAGCACCAAACCAGTTGATTACATCGCACTTTCTTTTGTGCGAAAAGCAGAGGATATTCTGCTGCTGAAAGAATGGCTAAATAAAAAAGGAAAGGTAATTCCAATCATTGCAAAGATTGAAAAGAAAGAAGCGATTGATTCATTTGAATCAATATTACAAGCTTCTGATGGAATTATGGTTGCACGTGGTGATCTGGGCGTTGAATTATCTTTGGCTAAAGTTCCTGTAATTCAAAAAGAAATTATCAAACGATGTAATGAAACTGGCAAGCTGGTCATAACTGCAACCCAAATGCTTGAGTCAATGATTAAATCACCAATTCCAACACGTGCCGAAGCTGCGGATGTTGCTAATGCTGTTTGGGATGGAACCGATGTTGTAATGCTTAGTGGTGAAACTTCCATCGGGAAATATCCGGTTGAAACAGTACAAATGATGAATGAAATTATTATAAACGCTGAGCAGCATTTTATTAACGATGAAACTATAAAATTTCAGATACCTGATGTATTGGAAGAAAATTTATTCGATTCGGTTTTAAAAGGAATTACATCAGTTGCCGAACAAATTAAAGCGAATGCGATTGTTGTATTTACTTACAAAGGAAGAGCAGCAAGAGGTTTGGCAAAATTTCGTCCATCAGCAAAAATAATTGCGATATCTGACAGCTTTGAAACGATGAACAATTTGTGTTTGCGATGGGGTGTTAAATCTCTCTTCATTAATAAAATTGACAAACAAAATGCTGCAATTGAAGATGCTAAACAACTAATACTGAATGCCGGACTTGTTAATAAAGGTGAACTTGTTATATTTTTATCACGCGCGCCAGCATTTGAAACCGGAAGAAGAGATTTTCTTCATTTTGAAGTTGTATAA
- the rpmB gene encoding 50S ribosomal protein L28, with protein sequence MARKCQVSGVGPRYGSSISHAHNKSKRRFLPNLQKKKIWVQELNREVTIKLSAKSIKTISKNGTADIAKLIREKKIKVN encoded by the coding sequence ATGGCCAGAAAATGTCAGGTATCTGGTGTTGGCCCCAGATACGGCAGCAGTATTTCGCATGCTCATAATAAATCTAAAAGAAGATTTTTACCCAATTTACAGAAGAAAAAAATCTGGGTTCAGGAATTAAACCGTGAAGTTACCATAAAACTATCAGCAAAATCGATTAAGACAATTAGTAAAAATGGAACTGCTGATATAGCAAAATTGATACGTGAAAAAAAGATAAAAGTTAACTGA
- a CDS encoding SDR family NAD(P)-dependent oxidoreductase — MNQLKGKTTLITGASSGIGKACAEVFAKEKSNLILSARRIERIKSIAKKLEKKYGIKTKCIKLDVRNYEKVEETINALDSHWKKIDILINNAGLSRGLDRIYEGKKEDWDEMIDTNIKGLVYVTRQVLPLMIKRKKGHIINIGSTAGHDVYPNGNIYAATKFAVNALSKSTRIDVLDKGIKVTSVDPGMVETEFSIVRFRGDKESARKVYTGIKPLSPEDVAETVLFCVTRPQNVNINQVILTPLYQASSTQIIRK; from the coding sequence ATGAATCAATTAAAAGGCAAAACTACTCTCATCACCGGTGCTTCTTCTGGAATTGGCAAAGCTTGTGCAGAAGTTTTTGCAAAAGAAAAATCAAACTTGATACTATCAGCAAGAAGAATAGAGAGAATAAAATCAATCGCTAAAAAATTAGAAAAGAAATATGGAATAAAAACGAAATGTATAAAACTCGATGTACGCAACTATGAAAAAGTTGAAGAGACAATCAACGCATTGGATAGTCATTGGAAGAAGATTGACATCCTCATCAATAATGCAGGACTTTCCCGTGGATTGGATAGAATATACGAAGGTAAAAAAGAAGACTGGGACGAAATGATTGATACAAATATTAAAGGATTGGTTTATGTAACCAGACAAGTTCTTCCTCTGATGATTAAAAGAAAAAAAGGTCATATTATAAATATTGGTTCAACAGCAGGACACGATGTTTATCCAAACGGAAATATTTATGCCGCTACAAAGTTTGCAGTAAATGCATTGAGTAAATCAACACGCATCGATGTTCTGGATAAAGGAATTAAAGTAACGAGCGTTGATCCTGGAATGGTTGAAACAGAATTTAGTATCGTAAGATTCAGAGGTGATAAAGAAAGCGCCAGGAAAGTTTATACGGGGATAAAACCACTTAGTCCGGAAGATGTAGCAGAAACAGTTTTATTCTGTGTAACAAGACCTCAAAACGTAAACATTAATCAGGTGATTTTGACTCCACTTTATCAAGCATCCTCTACTCAAATTATTAGAAAATGA